The Spirosoma foliorum genome has a window encoding:
- the denD gene encoding D-erythronate dehydrogenase: MQLIITGGAGFLGQRLAKALLNSSLAFDKLVLVDLILPQNPGNDDRISCLQMDLSEEGAAQKLVTADTEILFHLAAVVSSHAEKDFDLGWKVNLDCTRYLLEACRHQRPGIRFVFASSLAVYGGPLPEIVNDMTVVTPRSSYGSQKAMGELLVNEYTRKNFVDGRVLRLPTICVRPGKPNLAASSFVSSIIREPINGEEAICPVSPELVLWLSSPDTIIQNIVKGALLDSAIFGGWATVNLPGISVTVEQMLDSLERITNKETRARVQFRPDPAINAIVSSWPGLLDNTRALHCGFDVDSDFDQFITQFIAQNKP; the protein is encoded by the coding sequence ATGCAATTAATCATTACTGGTGGTGCTGGCTTCCTTGGCCAACGGCTGGCCAAAGCATTACTTAACAGTTCATTAGCTTTTGATAAGTTAGTTTTAGTCGATCTAATTCTGCCCCAAAATCCTGGGAATGACGATCGTATAAGCTGCCTACAGATGGACCTTTCAGAAGAAGGAGCTGCTCAAAAACTAGTTACGGCAGATACTGAGATTCTGTTTCACCTCGCAGCGGTAGTGAGTAGTCATGCGGAAAAAGATTTTGATCTGGGCTGGAAGGTGAATCTGGATTGTACCCGGTACTTGCTGGAAGCCTGTCGACATCAACGCCCTGGCATCCGGTTTGTCTTTGCCAGTTCACTCGCCGTTTACGGTGGCCCTCTGCCCGAAATCGTCAATGACATGACGGTTGTTACGCCCCGATCTTCGTACGGAAGTCAGAAAGCGATGGGCGAGTTATTAGTCAATGAGTATACGCGAAAAAACTTCGTAGATGGGCGTGTTTTACGCTTACCTACCATCTGCGTCAGACCCGGCAAACCCAATCTGGCCGCTTCTTCCTTTGTTAGCAGTATTATTCGGGAGCCGATTAATGGCGAAGAAGCCATTTGTCCGGTTTCACCAGAGCTTGTCTTATGGCTGTCGAGTCCAGATACAATCATTCAGAATATCGTCAAAGGAGCCTTGCTGGATAGTGCTATCTTCGGCGGTTGGGCAACTGTAAACTTACCCGGAATTAGCGTAACCGTAGAGCAGATGCTTGATTCGCTCGAACGAATCACCAATAAAGAAACGCGGGCGCGCGTACAGTTCAGGCCCGATCCAGCCATCAATGCAATTGTAAGCAGTTGGCCGGGTTTACTCGATAATACAAGAGCCCTGCATTGCGGCTTCGACGTCGATAGCGATTTCGACCAATTTATTACGCAGTTCATTGCTCAGAACAAGCCGTAG
- a CDS encoding gluconate:H+ symporter, translating to MPLILTLIGILTLVFLVAFVRLDTFISFVIVSLGIGLASGMDVVAVGKSIQTGIGGTLGELVLIIGFGAMLGRLVAESGAARRITDVLIGWFGIKNIRWGLALAGFVIGIPLFYNAGFIIVVPLIFTIAASSRLPLMSVAVPMLSALSVAHGYLPPHPSPSAVAGQLNANIGQTLLYGIIVAIPAIIIAGPIFGKTLTNINATPNQELFKNRDIAVKNLPSAGISFLVALLPVLLLTTFGPLKNSMAGDSLLKTIVTLLAEPYIGMLLSVLVAMYTLGIRQGQSMKAITKDMEEAVKAVAPILLVIAGAGALKQVFGDSGTSKYIGSLLADAAIPPLLLGWGIAAFIRVCVGSATVAGLTTVGIVLPLLQSQAIKPELMVLAIGSGSLMFSHINDGGFWLFKEYFNLTIGQTIRTWSLMETIVSIVGLIGVLLLNIVV from the coding sequence ATGCCCCTTATTCTAACCCTGATCGGGATTCTGACGCTTGTTTTTTTAGTTGCCTTTGTTCGATTAGACACCTTCATTTCGTTTGTCATTGTTTCCTTAGGCATTGGTTTAGCGTCTGGTATGGACGTTGTGGCTGTCGGTAAGTCCATCCAAACGGGGATTGGCGGCACCCTGGGCGAGCTGGTATTAATTATCGGTTTCGGGGCTATGCTGGGCCGATTAGTTGCCGAAAGCGGAGCCGCCCGACGAATTACCGACGTTCTGATTGGTTGGTTCGGTATCAAAAACATTCGTTGGGGATTGGCTCTGGCGGGCTTTGTGATTGGTATCCCGCTTTTTTACAATGCGGGTTTCATTATTGTTGTTCCCCTGATTTTTACGATTGCGGCTTCCTCCCGATTACCCCTGATGTCGGTAGCTGTGCCCATGTTGTCGGCTTTGTCGGTGGCACACGGGTATTTGCCTCCGCACCCATCGCCATCGGCTGTGGCGGGGCAGCTTAATGCAAACATCGGGCAAACCCTTCTCTACGGTATTATCGTGGCCATTCCAGCTATCATTATTGCTGGCCCGATATTTGGCAAAACACTGACAAACATTAACGCGACGCCTAATCAGGAGTTATTCAAAAATCGTGATATCGCCGTAAAAAACTTGCCGAGTGCGGGCATTAGCTTTCTGGTGGCGTTATTACCCGTATTGTTGTTAACAACATTTGGCCCGTTGAAAAACTCGATGGCGGGTGATTCTCTTCTGAAAACCATCGTCACCTTATTGGCCGAACCCTATATCGGCATGTTATTATCGGTACTGGTGGCGATGTACACATTGGGCATTCGGCAGGGGCAATCCATGAAAGCGATCACGAAAGATATGGAAGAAGCCGTCAAAGCCGTAGCCCCGATTTTACTGGTTATTGCGGGGGCAGGGGCGCTTAAACAGGTTTTCGGCGATAGCGGTACCAGCAAATACATCGGTAGCTTACTGGCGGATGCAGCTATCCCTCCTTTATTACTTGGCTGGGGCATTGCGGCTTTTATCCGCGTGTGTGTTGGCTCGGCTACCGTTGCTGGGTTGACAACCGTAGGTATCGTATTGCCCTTATTGCAATCGCAGGCCATAAAGCCGGAGTTGATGGTATTGGCCATTGGTTCCGGGAGTCTGATGTTTTCGCACATCAACGACGGTGGCTTCTGGCTCTTTAAAGAATATTTCAATTTAACCATTGGACAAACCATCCGAACCTGGTCGTTAATGGAAACCATTGTATCAATTGTTGGATTAATAGGAGTATTATTACTTAATATAGTGGTTTAA
- a CDS encoding McrC family protein, which produces MIQTISVLENSLIGSAEQWTEPPLNGILVPDSVFQSLRRFVFDDEQAEGLLAFSIQKGRELIQVRNYVGLFPLPNHQQLEVLPKVGQVEKSRPILLKMLRHLRYSPFRTLSAAHTRAIQLPLWDVFIAAFLDTVEPLVQQGIQHAYVSVDSNERFWKGKLQVARQQRENAWHAERLAVTYERLTADVAANRILKTALIYLNGATTHPPTLRRIRQVLWAMDEVPFTESLPDDLRLIRRSSRLFLRYEAALRWAEALLQGQGFGIKTGQMPSLSLLFPMERVFEDYVAYGIRSYWPDTDEVRVQESSAHLVDEHVGAPKFKLRPDILIRHAAKTMVFDTKWKQIKGREAGLSASSGNYGIEQTDMYQLYAYGKKYAADDLFLIYPTNETFRQPLPVFGYDATTRLHVVPFDLTNSLVNEVEKLATYALSF; this is translated from the coding sequence ATGATCCAAACGATTTCGGTTCTTGAAAACAGCCTCATTGGTTCCGCTGAACAGTGGACAGAGCCTCCGCTGAACGGGATTCTGGTGCCCGATAGCGTTTTCCAGTCACTACGTCGGTTTGTGTTTGACGATGAGCAAGCCGAAGGATTGCTGGCATTTTCGATTCAAAAAGGCCGGGAACTTATTCAGGTTCGGAATTACGTCGGGTTGTTTCCGTTGCCCAATCATCAACAGCTTGAGGTACTGCCGAAGGTGGGTCAGGTTGAAAAATCGCGCCCCATACTGCTGAAGATGTTACGCCATCTGCGATATAGTCCGTTCAGAACATTATCGGCTGCGCATACACGCGCCATTCAGTTGCCTCTTTGGGATGTGTTTATTGCCGCCTTTCTTGATACGGTAGAGCCGCTGGTTCAACAGGGAATCCAGCATGCGTATGTATCGGTCGATAGCAATGAACGCTTCTGGAAAGGTAAGCTTCAGGTAGCCCGGCAACAGCGAGAAAATGCCTGGCACGCTGAGCGGCTGGCGGTCACCTATGAGCGCTTAACGGCCGATGTAGCCGCGAATCGTATTCTGAAAACAGCACTGATTTACCTAAATGGAGCGACCACTCATCCGCCTACTCTTCGCCGGATTCGGCAGGTGCTTTGGGCGATGGATGAAGTGCCTTTTACTGAATCGTTGCCAGATGATTTACGCCTGATTCGCCGATCCAGTCGCTTGTTTCTACGCTACGAAGCGGCCTTGCGTTGGGCCGAAGCTTTGCTGCAAGGGCAGGGGTTTGGGATTAAAACGGGCCAGATGCCTAGCCTGTCTCTCTTATTTCCAATGGAACGGGTTTTTGAAGATTACGTGGCCTATGGCATCCGCTCGTATTGGCCCGATACTGATGAGGTGCGGGTTCAGGAGTCATCAGCCCACTTGGTCGATGAGCATGTTGGTGCGCCTAAATTTAAACTTCGGCCCGATATATTAATTCGACACGCTGCCAAAACGATGGTGTTCGATACGAAATGGAAGCAGATAAAAGGCCGGGAAGCTGGCCTAAGTGCGAGTTCAGGAAACTATGGTATTGAGCAGACAGATATGTACCAACTGTATGCGTATGGTAAAAAATACGCTGCGGATGATCTGTTTCTGATTTATCCGACCAATGAAACCTTCCGCCAACCCTTGCCCGTGTTCGGCTACGATGCTACCACCCGATTGCACGTTGTTCCGTTCGATCTGACCAATTCATTAGTGAATGAAGTAGAAAAATTAGCAACTTACGCTTTGTCGTTCTAA
- a CDS encoding HpcH/HpaI aldolase family protein: protein MKQNIVKTRLKNSQPVLGVLSNSSDPTVAELCGFSGLDFYMIDGEHSPVTTAQVQDIVRACELSGITPLARVRSNDPKLILQFLDSGVMGIMMPGVSTVAEAEALVQAVKYPPLGLRGFAPARANDYLLGNMNQGEAVEFANEQTLILAQIEDKEAIANLDDLLQVDGLDGFVIGPRDLAMSMGYYDGPGHDEVKRTIAGVVEKIRKAGLIAGTTAATGDQAKALIDRGVLFCLNSFAGLLKSAAGDFMKGRV from the coding sequence ATGAAGCAAAATATTGTTAAAACCCGGCTCAAAAATAGCCAGCCCGTTCTGGGTGTTCTTTCTAACAGCTCCGATCCTACCGTTGCGGAACTTTGTGGGTTTTCGGGCCTGGATTTTTACATGATCGATGGTGAGCACAGTCCCGTCACAACAGCACAGGTTCAGGACATTGTGCGGGCTTGTGAGTTAAGTGGCATCACGCCGTTGGCTCGTGTGCGGAGCAATGACCCCAAATTGATTCTGCAATTTCTGGATTCGGGCGTAATGGGCATTATGATGCCTGGCGTTAGTACAGTTGCCGAAGCCGAAGCGTTGGTACAGGCCGTTAAATATCCGCCTTTGGGCCTACGAGGATTTGCTCCTGCACGGGCCAATGATTACCTATTGGGGAATATGAATCAGGGCGAGGCCGTCGAATTTGCGAACGAACAGACCCTGATCTTAGCACAAATTGAAGACAAAGAAGCCATCGCTAATCTCGACGATTTGCTACAGGTTGACGGGCTCGACGGTTTCGTGATTGGCCCTCGTGACTTAGCCATGAGCATGGGTTATTACGACGGCCCCGGCCACGATGAAGTGAAACGGACTATTGCGGGCGTTGTCGAAAAAATCAGAAAAGCAGGATTGATTGCAGGGACTACTGCGGCCACTGGCGATCAGGCTAAAGCGTTGATTGATCGAGGTGTTTTATTCTGTCTGAACTCCTTTGCCGGGCTATTGAAATCTGCCGCCGGTGATTTTATGAAAGGTAGAGTATAA
- a CDS encoding histone deacetylase family protein, translating into MLQIAFSPVYRLRLPEGHRFPMLKYELIYEQLLYEGTCTEANFFAPDPVDDRWVLGVHTAEYVQSLKTGTVDPKMMRRIGFPLTPELIDREWIITQGTLKGTQIARTDGVSMNIAGGTHHAFPDRGEGFCLLNDVGVAAHYLLETGQSQKILVIDLDVHQGNGTAVMFQHEPRVFTFSMHGKDNYPLKKEQSDLDIEFDTGTEDERYLNTLFDTLPGLIRRVQPDFLFYVSGVDILASDRLGKLSVSREGCKERDQFVFDQAIKNSLPIVISMGGGYSPRLTDIVEAHCNTFRLAVDLFGS; encoded by the coding sequence TACCCGAAGGCCATCGGTTTCCCATGCTCAAATATGAACTGATTTATGAACAACTTCTGTACGAGGGAACCTGTACGGAGGCTAACTTTTTTGCCCCTGATCCGGTCGATGATCGATGGGTACTGGGCGTGCATACTGCCGAGTATGTGCAGTCGTTAAAAACCGGAACCGTTGATCCAAAGATGATGCGCCGGATTGGGTTTCCGCTCACGCCTGAGCTTATCGATCGGGAGTGGATCATTACGCAGGGAACGCTTAAAGGCACCCAAATTGCCCGAACGGATGGGGTTTCGATGAACATTGCGGGAGGAACTCACCATGCGTTTCCTGATCGCGGGGAGGGGTTTTGCCTGCTAAATGACGTGGGCGTTGCGGCTCACTATCTGCTTGAAACAGGTCAGTCGCAGAAAATTCTGGTGATTGATCTGGATGTTCACCAAGGGAATGGAACCGCCGTTATGTTTCAGCATGAGCCCCGCGTATTTACGTTTAGCATGCATGGGAAAGACAATTATCCCCTCAAAAAAGAGCAATCGGACCTCGATATAGAATTCGATACCGGCACCGAAGATGAACGCTATCTGAATACTTTATTCGATACGTTACCGGGGTTGATTCGTCGCGTGCAGCCTGACTTTCTGTTTTATGTATCGGGTGTCGATATTCTGGCATCGGATCGCCTGGGAAAGCTGAGCGTTAGCCGGGAAGGGTGCAAGGAGCGGGATCAGTTTGTGTTTGACCAGGCTATTAAAAACAGCCTGCCCATTGTTATATCAATGGGAGGGGGCTATTCTCCACGACTAACCGATATTGTTGAAGCGCACTGTAACACGTTTCGATTGGCGGTCGATTTGTTTGGGAGTTAG